From the genome of Deltaproteobacteria bacterium, one region includes:
- a CDS encoding ABC transporter ATP-binding protein — MIEAENLTKYYGTFLAIEDVSFEVGQGEIVGFLGPNGAGKTTTMRILAGFIPPSSGTARVAGYNIHTQSLKARQRIGYLPETVPLYKDMTVKSFLRFYGTIRGMDKRRREARVKEVMDICRIDGYARTPISKLSKGFRQLVCVAQAILHEPEVLILDEPTIGIDPRQVVQIRQLIKDLGQEHTVILSTHILAEVSMICERIMIMDHGKIVAVDSAERLSERLKGTQKIEIEVKGPAEAIAARLRSVQGVFKVTVGGSGDQRLFEVECSPGQDIREELASAVVESGFSLLELKSYEMSVEDIFLKLTDRQES; from the coding sequence GTGATTGAAGCCGAAAATTTGACTAAGTATTACGGTACTTTCCTGGCTATCGAGGATGTCAGCTTCGAGGTGGGCCAGGGAGAGATTGTGGGTTTTTTAGGGCCCAATGGCGCAGGGAAGACGACGACTATGCGTATCCTCGCCGGGTTCATCCCGCCCAGCTCTGGCACGGCGCGGGTGGCTGGATATAACATCCATACTCAGTCCCTCAAAGCCCGCCAACGCATTGGTTACCTTCCCGAGACCGTTCCTTTATACAAGGACATGACGGTTAAGTCCTTCCTCCGCTTTTACGGGACAATCAGGGGCATGGACAAGCGCCGCCGGGAGGCCCGGGTGAAAGAGGTTATGGATATCTGCCGCATTGACGGTTATGCCCGAACCCCTATCAGTAAGCTTTCAAAAGGCTTTCGGCAGCTGGTCTGCGTGGCTCAGGCTATTTTGCATGAGCCCGAGGTTTTGATCCTGGATGAGCCTACCATCGGCATTGACCCCAGGCAGGTCGTCCAGATCAGGCAGCTTATCAAAGATTTGGGCCAGGAACACACCGTCATTCTCAGCACCCATATCCTGGCTGAAGTGAGCATGATTTGTGAAAGAATCATGATCATGGATCATGGCAAGATTGTGGCCGTTGACAGTGCCGAAAGACTCTCCGAGCGGCTTAAAGGAACTCAGAAAATCGAAATAGAAGTTAAGGGCCCGGCTGAAGCAATTGCGGCGCGTCTGCGCTCTGTACAAGGCGTTTTCAAGGTCACCGTGGGAGGTTCTGGCGATCAGAGGCTGTTTGAGGTGGAGTGTTCCCCGGGTCAAGACATTCGGGAAGAACTGGCTTCAGCCGTGGTTGAATCCGGCTTTAGCCTTCTGGAATTGAAATCTTATGAGATGAGCGTTGAGGATATTTTCCTCAAGCTGACCGACAGGCAAGAGAGTTAA
- a CDS encoding enoyl-CoA hydratase/isomerase family protein has protein sequence MGYEDYNCLKVRAERGVAFVTIDNPPINILTIELAGELSRLADEIAADDDVRVVVFDSADPDFFIAHFDVSLLVELPDEPPPKSHELHDLNKVYEAFRTMPKVTIAKIEGCARGGGSEFLLALDMRFGAIGKARLNQIEVGLGILPGGGGTQRLPRLIGQARTMEVVLGCNDISAELAERYGYINRALPPDLLTSFVEDLAYRIASFPARTIGLAKKAVQAAAELPLLKGLLEETYLFNQSVALPTSKKLMAEFLEQGGQTREGELDMENLLTRLARGS, from the coding sequence ATGGGTTACGAAGATTATAACTGCCTGAAGGTTCGCGCCGAACGCGGTGTGGCCTTTGTGACGATTGACAACCCGCCGATTAATATTTTGACTATTGAGCTGGCGGGTGAACTGAGTCGTCTGGCCGATGAGATTGCAGCGGATGATGACGTTCGGGTCGTGGTTTTTGACAGTGCCGATCCGGATTTTTTTATCGCCCATTTTGACGTGAGTCTGCTGGTGGAACTGCCAGATGAACCACCGCCCAAGTCTCATGAGCTTCACGACTTGAACAAGGTCTATGAAGCATTTCGGACCATGCCCAAAGTGACCATTGCCAAGATTGAAGGGTGTGCGCGCGGCGGCGGGAGCGAGTTCCTGTTGGCCCTTGACATGCGGTTCGGGGCGATCGGCAAGGCGCGGCTGAATCAAATCGAAGTAGGACTGGGCATTCTCCCCGGCGGAGGCGGCACCCAGCGGCTCCCCCGCCTCATTGGTCAGGCCCGGACCATGGAGGTAGTTCTTGGCTGCAATGATATTTCGGCTGAGCTGGCCGAACGTTACGGTTATATCAACCGCGCCCTTCCCCCTGACCTCTTGACATCCTTTGTCGAGGACCTGGCCTACCGGATCGCCTCCTTTCCGGCCAGGACCATTGGCTTGGCTAAAAAAGCGGTGCAGGCTGCCGCTGAATTGCCTCTTCTTAAGGGCCTGCTTGAAGAAACGTACCTGTTCAATCAATCAGTGGCCCTGCCCACTTCCAAGAAGCTGATGGCTGAGTTCCTTGAACAGGGCGGTCAGACTCGGGAAGGGGAACTGGACATGGAAAATCTGTTGACCAGGCTGGCCAGAGGCAGCTGA
- a CDS encoding acyl-CoA/acyl-ACP dehydrogenase — protein sequence MAYRDIDMNLTDEEKALRDTVRKFGAEVIRPAGIELDALHDPADMVASGSVLWDVFKQYRELGLHKRGMPKAFGGMAEDVSPMSQILAGEEMGYADAGLAISFGACGMPFAMAAFSPDPEVQNWAREYCEDTEGKIIGCWAITEPDHGGDWSLGGDNPKCAPSVRAVKKGDEYIVNGQKAAWVSNGTIATHAVFHMALDPSKGMEGTGLALIPLDLPGISRGKPLNKIGQRALNQGEIFFEEVKIQKKYFLIEDPAIMTGMGETILAGANGGMSIAFAGLAKAAYDEAYNYAKERIQGSVPIFEHQNIKLKLFKMFTMVEAARAAARRQALYNAVNMPPSGAHAVAAKCLSTETAFQVASEAIQIFGGNGLSKEYCIEKIFRDARASMIEDGVNETLSLAAVEYL from the coding sequence ATGGCATATCGAGACATTGACATGAATCTTACTGATGAAGAAAAGGCATTACGCGACACGGTCCGAAAGTTCGGCGCTGAGGTCATACGGCCGGCTGGCATTGAACTGGATGCGCTCCATGATCCAGCCGATATGGTTGCCAGCGGCTCAGTCCTGTGGGACGTATTTAAACAGTATCGTGAATTGGGTCTCCACAAGAGAGGTATGCCAAAGGCCTTTGGCGGCATGGCCGAGGACGTGAGTCCCATGTCACAAATTCTGGCTGGAGAAGAAATGGGTTATGCCGATGCCGGCCTGGCCATCAGTTTTGGCGCGTGTGGCATGCCGTTTGCCATGGCGGCCTTTTCTCCGGACCCGGAGGTGCAGAACTGGGCCCGGGAGTACTGTGAAGATACAGAAGGCAAAATAATCGGATGCTGGGCCATTACCGAACCGGACCACGGGGGTGACTGGTCGCTCGGAGGCGACAATCCAAAATGCGCCCCTTCGGTCAGGGCGGTCAAGAAAGGAGACGAGTACATTGTCAACGGCCAGAAGGCCGCCTGGGTCAGTAACGGCACCATCGCGACCCATGCCGTCTTCCATATGGCCCTGGATCCGTCCAAAGGGATGGAGGGGACCGGACTGGCCCTCATTCCCCTGGATTTGCCAGGCATTTCTCGCGGCAAACCTTTGAACAAGATAGGACAGCGGGCCCTGAATCAGGGGGAGATCTTTTTTGAGGAGGTCAAGATACAAAAAAAATATTTCCTTATCGAGGATCCGGCCATCATGACCGGGATGGGCGAAACCATCCTGGCCGGGGCAAACGGCGGCATGAGCATCGCCTTTGCCGGATTGGCCAAGGCGGCCTATGATGAGGCGTATAATTACGCCAAGGAACGGATTCAGGGCAGTGTGCCCATCTTCGAGCATCAGAACATCAAGCTAAAACTCTTCAAAATGTTCACCATGGTCGAGGCCGCGCGCGCTGCAGCCCGCCGTCAGGCTCTTTACAACGCCGTTAATATGCCTCCGTCAGGCGCCCATGCCGTGGCGGCCAAGTGTCTATCCACTGAGACGGCCTTCCAGGTGGCCAGTGAGGCCATTCAGATTTTTGGCGGAAACGGCCTCTCCAAGGAGTATTGTATCGAGAAGATCTTCCGGGACGCCCGGGCGTCCATGATAGAGGATGGGGTGAATGAAACCCTGTCGCTGGCCGCAGTGGAATACCTGTAA
- a CDS encoding 4-hydroxy-tetrahydrodipicolinate reductase — MIKVVVNGSQGRMGREVVQAVESDPDLKLVGQTDLGDDLEEVIQETEAEVVVDFTVPAVRVDNFKKIINNGARAVVGTTGFTEAEIEELSKLCQGKKIGAVIAPNFAIGAVLLMKFAAEAAKYLGDAEIIELHHDKKQDYPSGTAVKTAQLMLKEREKFNQGVSDKVVNLEGARGAETGGLRIHSVRLPGLVAHQEVIFGALGQTLSIRHDSMSRESFMPGVIMAVKKVMESSELIYGLEHIL; from the coding sequence ATGATTAAGGTTGTGGTCAATGGCTCACAGGGGCGGATGGGCCGTGAGGTGGTCCAAGCCGTGGAAAGCGATCCCGATCTTAAGCTGGTCGGTCAGACCGACCTCGGGGACGACCTGGAAGAAGTCATTCAGGAAACAGAGGCCGAAGTGGTCGTTGATTTTACTGTGCCTGCGGTCCGCGTGGATAATTTTAAAAAGATCATCAATAACGGGGCGCGTGCGGTGGTTGGAACGACAGGGTTTACCGAGGCGGAAATCGAAGAACTTTCAAAACTATGCCAGGGGAAAAAGATTGGGGCCGTCATCGCCCCGAACTTCGCCATCGGTGCGGTTTTACTTATGAAATTTGCGGCTGAGGCAGCCAAATACCTCGGTGACGCAGAGATCATTGAATTACATCATGATAAAAAGCAAGATTATCCCTCTGGCACCGCGGTCAAGACCGCCCAGTTGATGCTTAAGGAGCGGGAGAAATTTAATCAGGGGGTCAGCGACAAGGTGGTTAACCTGGAGGGGGCAAGAGGGGCCGAAACCGGGGGCCTTCGGATCCATTCTGTTCGTCTGCCCGGGCTGGTGGCTCACCAGGAAGTTATTTTTGGAGCCCTGGGCCAGACCTTGAGCATCAGACATGATTCCATGAGCCGGGAGTCGTTCATGCCAGGGGTGATCATGGCTGTAAAGAAGGTCATGGAAAGCAGTGAATTGATATACGGGCTGGAACATATCCTTTGA
- a CDS encoding ABC transporter permease subunit → MVRNTLAIAGKELRTYFGSPPAYIITAVFLVIAGYGFGWTSATYLETTIQGFLGWGSFFLLFLGPALTMRLFAEEEKLGTLELLLTAPVRDLEVVLGKYLASLGMLTVMLVFTLYYPLVLAWFGDPDWGPIISGYVGIFLLGAIFLAIGLFASSLTSNQIVAYVVGSAAVLVLWFIGHAAAVAGDKVGAVLGYISVSSYFPAFGRGVIDTNAIVYYVSIIAVFIFLTIRSLETRRWR, encoded by the coding sequence TTGGTACGCAACACATTGGCCATCGCGGGCAAGGAACTCAGAACCTATTTTGGGTCTCCACCGGCTTACATCATTACCGCGGTCTTCCTGGTCATCGCCGGGTACGGTTTTGGCTGGACTTCGGCGACATACCTGGAAACGACCATTCAGGGATTTTTAGGATGGGGCAGCTTCTTCCTCCTCTTCCTCGGACCGGCGCTGACCATGCGCCTCTTTGCCGAAGAAGAAAAGCTGGGAACGCTTGAACTTCTCTTGACTGCTCCGGTCAGGGACCTCGAGGTTGTGCTGGGCAAGTATCTGGCCAGCCTGGGCATGCTGACGGTGATGCTGGTGTTTACCCTTTACTACCCGCTGGTGCTGGCCTGGTTTGGCGATCCGGACTGGGGACCGATCATCAGCGGATACGTTGGCATCTTCCTGCTTGGGGCCATCTTTTTAGCCATCGGGCTTTTTGCCTCTTCCCTGACGTCAAATCAAATTGTGGCTTACGTCGTGGGCAGCGCGGCGGTGCTGGTGCTTTGGTTTATCGGCCATGCGGCCGCGGTCGCGGGAGATAAGGTCGGTGCGGTCCTCGGCTACATTTCTGTCTCCAGCTACTTTCCTGCGTTTGGCCGGGGCGTGATTGACACCAACGCCATAGTCTACTACGTGAGCATCATCGCGGTTTTTATCTTCCTGACCATAAGATCACTTGAAACGAGGAGATGGAGATAA